In Lepus europaeus isolate LE1 chromosome 23, mLepTim1.pri, whole genome shotgun sequence, a single genomic region encodes these proteins:
- the ZCCHC8 gene encoding zinc finger CCHC domain-containing protein 8 isoform X2, giving the protein MKDCPMPRNAARISEKRKEYMDACGEANSQNFQQRYHAEEVEDRFGRFKPGVISEELQDALGVTDRSLPPFIYRMRQLGYPPGWLKEAELEHSGLALYDGKDDADGETEAGEVQQNKSVTYDLSKLVNYPGFNISTPRGIPDEWRMFGSIPMQACQQKEVFASYLTSNFQPPGGKSGSKRSSSQSSPRSPKKQKKEGSSAASPADMDLDSDGSRGSGGFHFQPPLPPGTPPPLPQGAPSPVFTPPLPKGTPPLTPSDSPQARAASAAVDEDALTLEELEEQQRRIWAALEQAESTHSDSDLPVDTPLTGNSVASSPGPTELDLPGPEGSTSDKQELDLLEPQVPDVCAEKAEVEPCSSPDSEATLPHQEKEEPAQLDSKGEEPAQLDSKGEEPAQLDSKGEEPAQLDSKGALDNGSAASDGDIRNGGSQVPLPVDARPSMATKVHSPVPDMSKFATGITPFEFENMAESTGMYLRIRNLLKNSPRNQQKNKKASE; this is encoded by the exons ATGAAAGATTGCCCGATG CCTCGGAACGCTGCTCGAATCagtgaaaagagaaaagagtaCATGGACGCCTGTGGTGAGGCAAACAGTCAGAATTTCCAGCAGCGATATCATGCAGAGGAAGTAGAAGACAGATTTGGAAGATTCAAGCCAGGAGTTATCAG tgaGGAACTTCAGGATGCACTGGGTGTGACAGACAGGAGTCTTCCCCCTTTTATCTATCGGATGCGTCAGCTGGGATACCCCCCAGGATGGCTCAAAGAGGCTGAATTGGAGCACTCAGGACTGGCCCTCTATGATGGGAAAG ATGATGCTGATGGTGAAACGGAGGCTGGAGAAGTGCAGCAGAATAAAAGTGTCACTTACGATCTCTCGAAATTGGTAAACTATCCAGGTTTTAATATATCTACACCCAGAGGAATTCCAGAT GAATGGAGGATGTTCGGTTCCATCCCCATGCAGGCTTGTCAGCAGAAGGAGGTGTTTGCCAGTTACCTTACCTCCAACTTCCAGCCG CCCGGTGGTAAGTCTGGCAGCAAGAGGTCTTcctcccagtccagccccaggagcccaaagaagcagaagaaggaagGCAGCTCGGCAGCGTCCCCCGCCGACATGGATCTCGACTCAG ATGGCTCCCGCGGCAGTGGAGGTTTTCACTTTCAGCCTCCGTTACCTCCGGGCACTCCCCCTCCACTCCCACAGGGGGCTCCTTCTCCCGTCTTCACTCCTCCGCTCCCCAAGGGCACCCCCCCGCTGACTCCCAGCGACTCGCCCCAGGCCCGCGCGGCCTCTGCAGCCGTGGATGAAGATGCGCTGACTCTGGAAGAACTTGAAGAGCAGCAGAGACGGATCTGGGCGGCCCTCGAGCAGGCCGAGAGCACCCACAGTGACTCCGACCTCCCTGTGGACACGCCCTTAACTGGAAACTCGGTGGCCTCCTCACCTGGTCCCACCGAGCTGGACCTCCCTGGGCCGGAAGGAAGCACATCCGAcaagcaggagctggatctgctGGAACCTCAAGTACCTGACGTTTGTGCAGAAAAAGCAGAAGTTGAACCCTGCTCGAGTCCAGACTCTGAGGCCACGCTACCTCATCAGGAGAAGGAGGAGCCTGCCCAGCTGGATTCAAAAGGTGAGGAGCCTGCCCAGCTGGATTCGAAAGGTGAGGAGCCGGCTCAGCTGGATTCGAAAGGTGAGGAGCCGGCTCAGCTGGATTCGAAAGGTGCTCTGGATAACGGCAGCGCCGCGTCCGACGGTGACATTAGGAACGGAGGCAGCCAGGTGCCCCTACCGGTGGACGCCAGGCCTTCTATGGCCACTAAAGTTCACAGCCCCGTCCCTGACATGAGCAAGTTTGCAACTGGAATCACACCGTTTGAGTTTGAGAATATGGCGGAATCCACTGGAATGTACCTCAGGATACGAAACTTGTTGAAGAACTCTCCCCGCAAccagcagaaaaacaaaaaggcttCTGAGTAA